One genomic segment of Ancylobacter sp. IITR112 includes these proteins:
- the lysA gene encoding diaminopimelate decarboxylase: MHHFAYRDGILHAEDVSLVDIARAVGTPFYAYSTATLERHHRVFTEAFADMRTTLCYAVKANSNQAVIRTFARLGAGADIVSGGELKRALAASVEPHKIVFSGVGKTREEMAAALDAGIMCFNVESEPELLTLSEVAVSHGVAAPVSIRVNPDVDAKTHHKISTGKSDNKFGIPVSRAREVYRHAAALPGLRITGVDMHIGSQITDLGPFDNATALLVELARDLMAEGHPLTHLDLGGGLGVPYVAGEAEPPLPSAYAALVKRHTHNLGLGLVFEVGRMLVANAGILVARVLYVKEGEGKHFVIVDAAMNDLIRPTLYDAHHEILPVREAVPGEGQMVADVVGPVCESGDFLALGRRLPGLKAGDLIAVMTAGAYGAVQASTYNTRALVPEVLARGGEFAIVRPRVEVDELIALDRVPAWLA, translated from the coding sequence ATGCACCATTTCGCCTATCGTGACGGCATCCTCCACGCCGAGGATGTGAGCCTTGTCGATATCGCCCGCGCGGTCGGCACGCCGTTCTACGCCTATTCCACGGCGACGCTGGAGCGGCACCACCGCGTGTTCACCGAGGCTTTCGCCGATATGCGCACCACGCTGTGCTACGCGGTGAAGGCCAATTCCAACCAGGCGGTGATCCGCACCTTCGCCAGGCTCGGCGCGGGGGCGGACATCGTCTCCGGCGGGGAGTTGAAGCGCGCGCTGGCGGCGAGCGTGGAGCCGCACAAAATCGTGTTCTCCGGCGTCGGCAAGACCCGTGAGGAAATGGCGGCGGCGCTCGATGCCGGCATCATGTGCTTCAATGTCGAGAGCGAGCCGGAACTGCTCACCCTCTCGGAAGTCGCGGTGAGCCACGGGGTGGCGGCGCCGGTCTCGATCCGCGTCAACCCGGACGTGGACGCCAAGACCCATCACAAAATCTCCACCGGCAAGTCCGACAACAAGTTTGGCATTCCGGTGTCGCGGGCACGCGAGGTCTATCGCCACGCCGCCGCCCTGCCGGGGCTGCGCATCACCGGCGTCGACATGCATATCGGCAGCCAGATCACCGATCTCGGCCCGTTCGACAACGCCACCGCGCTTCTGGTCGAACTCGCCCGCGACCTGATGGCGGAGGGGCACCCGCTCACCCATCTCGATCTCGGCGGCGGGCTCGGCGTGCCCTATGTCGCCGGCGAGGCCGAGCCGCCGCTGCCCTCCGCCTATGCGGCGCTGGTGAAGCGGCACACGCATAATCTCGGCCTCGGTCTCGTCTTCGAGGTTGGGCGCATGCTGGTGGCCAATGCCGGCATCCTCGTCGCCCGCGTGCTCTATGTGAAGGAAGGCGAGGGCAAGCACTTCGTCATCGTCGACGCGGCGATGAACGACCTGATCCGCCCGACCCTCTATGACGCGCATCACGAGATTTTGCCCGTGCGCGAGGCGGTGCCCGGCGAGGGACAGATGGTCGCGGATGTGGTGGGGCCCGTGTGCGAATCCGGCGATTTCCTGGCGCTGGGGCGCCGCCTGCCGGGGCTGAAGGCGGGCGATCTCATCGCCGTCATGACCGCCGGCGCCTATGGCGCGGTGCAGGCCTCCACCTACAATACGCGCGCTCTGGTGCCGGAAGTGCTGGCGCGGGGTGGGGAATTCGCGATTGTGCGCCCCCGCGTCGAGGTGGACGAACTGATCGCGCTCGACCGCGTCCCCGCCTGGCTCGCCTGA
- a CDS encoding lipoprotein — protein MSRALSRLCRTFALTLALGGALALGGCGVKGPLEPPPGSPQAQPGPDGKVPKDTGPVKPKTPFILDGLL, from the coding sequence CCTGTGCCGCACCTTTGCTCTTACGCTCGCGCTCGGTGGCGCGCTGGCGCTGGGCGGCTGCGGCGTGAAAGGCCCGCTGGAGCCGCCGCCCGGTTCGCCGCAGGCGCAGCCCGGCCCGGACGGCAAGGTGCCGAAAGATACCGGCCCGGTGAAGCCGAAGACGCCTTTCATCCTCGACGGCCTGCTCTGA